From the Candidatus Zixiibacteriota bacterium genome, one window contains:
- a CDS encoding amino acid permease, which produces MPDPTQLKSPPATEPSGSESPGSLRRVLTMWDAAALMVGIVIGSGIFATPPSIAVSLDRFGPMISVWLVGGLLALCGALTYAELAAMFPRTGGAYIFLRETYGRAPAFIYGWSALLITYPASIAAVAVVFAAYLNRLVPLHPVPQSVVAAAMAVLMCGMNMLGVVLGTRVQRTFTAAKVVALVVLGGSAVFATAGQWSHLTPVWAAPSGGWSMTTWVLAMAAVMWTFEGWADGPTLSGEVRDKKRDLPRALLMSTLLVTVVYVLVNAAYVYVLSIPTIAASDSVAVDLAQTTFGSKGAIVVTLLVLVSTVGSVNGMTIAGSRVFFAMARDGLFFESVGRVQPRFKTPANSLAILAVTSAAYCLFGTFEQIIRYFVFVAMIWFVLVVLSVFLLRRRRPDAERPYRVPFYPITPAVFLLVAVGLMIQLYLANMRDATIGLVVLAASLPTYFAWRRWHGIRRQGTHSS; this is translated from the coding sequence ATGCCCGACCCGACACAACTGAAGAGCCCGCCCGCCACGGAGCCGTCGGGGTCCGAGTCCCCCGGATCGCTGCGCCGGGTGCTGACCATGTGGGACGCGGCCGCGCTGATGGTCGGCATCGTTATTGGATCGGGGATCTTTGCCACACCGCCGTCGATTGCCGTGTCGTTGGATCGCTTCGGGCCGATGATCTCCGTCTGGCTGGTCGGCGGTCTGCTGGCGCTCTGCGGTGCGCTCACCTATGCCGAGCTGGCGGCGATGTTTCCCCGTACTGGGGGAGCGTATATCTTTCTGCGCGAAACCTACGGGCGCGCTCCGGCCTTTATCTATGGCTGGTCGGCGCTGCTGATCACTTACCCGGCGTCGATCGCGGCGGTCGCGGTGGTCTTCGCGGCGTACTTAAACCGTCTCGTCCCTCTGCATCCCGTTCCGCAGTCCGTTGTCGCGGCCGCGATGGCGGTGCTCATGTGTGGGATGAACATGCTGGGAGTCGTCCTCGGTACGCGTGTCCAGCGCACGTTTACGGCGGCCAAGGTTGTCGCCTTGGTCGTTCTGGGCGGTTCCGCCGTCTTTGCCACGGCTGGGCAATGGTCCCACCTGACTCCCGTCTGGGCGGCCCCGTCGGGCGGATGGAGCATGACGACATGGGTGTTGGCGATGGCGGCGGTGATGTGGACCTTCGAGGGATGGGCCGATGGTCCGACGCTCTCTGGCGAAGTACGGGACAAGAAACGCGATCTCCCGCGCGCACTGCTGATGTCCACTCTGTTGGTGACTGTCGTCTACGTCCTGGTCAATGCGGCCTATGTCTATGTTCTCTCGATTCCAACGATTGCCGCGAGCGATTCGGTCGCGGTCGATCTGGCACAGACAACATTTGGATCGAAGGGCGCCATTGTGGTCACGCTGCTGGTGCTGGTCTCGACGGTGGGAAGTGTCAACGGAATGACCATCGCCGGCTCCCGCGTGTTTTTTGCGATGGCACGTGACGGATTGTTTTTCGAGTCAGTGGGTCGCGTTCAACCGCGATTCAAAACGCCGGCGAATTCACTGGCCATCCTGGCGGTTACCTCGGCGGCGTATTGTTTGTTCGGGACATTCGAACAGATCATCCGCTATTTCGTTTTTGTGGCGATGATTTGGTTCGTGCTGGTCGTGCTGTCCGTATTCCTGCTGCGCAGACGTCGCCCGGATGCCGAGCGCCCCTACCGCGTACCCTTTTATCCGATCACGCCCGCGGTGTTTCTGCTGGTCGCTGTCGGACTGATGATCCAATTGTATCTGGCCAATATGCGCGATGCGACCATCGGGCTTGTAGTGTTGGCCGCGAGTCTGCCGACCTACTTTGCCTGGCGACGCTGGCATGGTATTCGGCGCCAGGGAACACACAGTTCATAA
- a CDS encoding VOC family protein has product MAQPFVHFEIGARDMDRACDFYKKLFNWEIQKAEGMPYGMVAPGCEGSIGGGIGPLPEGMAPYVTVYVQGDDLQKSLDSAEKLGGKTLMPPTPIPGVGSCAWFADPDGVAIGLYKPLRG; this is encoded by the coding sequence ATGGCACAACCATTCGTCCATTTTGAAATCGGCGCCCGCGACATGGATAGAGCGTGTGATTTCTACAAAAAGCTCTTCAACTGGGAGATCCAGAAGGCCGAAGGCATGCCCTATGGCATGGTGGCCCCGGGTTGCGAAGGGAGTATCGGCGGCGGCATCGGCCCGTTGCCCGAAGGCATGGCGCCGTATGTCACCGTCTATGTGCAGGGTGACGATCTGCAAAAGTCCCTCGACAGCGCCGAGAAACTCGGCGGCAAGACGTTGATGCCGCCGACGCCAATACCCGGCGTCGGGAGTTGTGCCTGGTTCGCCGATCCCGACGGTGTCGCTATCGGTCTCTATAAGCCGCTGCGGGGCTGA
- a CDS encoding cation:proton antiporter gives MTLAPLTIALALMAGILAQAVAHHLRIPGIVLLLAAGATLGPDGLGLIDPGSVSGALHALIGYAVAVILFEGGLNLTWSRLRHESGVIQMLITVGGLVTALGAATAAHFALQWDWRTSVLFGTLVIVTGPTVVTPLLRRIKIDRKLHTILEAEGVLIDPIGAIIAVVTLEVMLSQDTGSFVSALWGGAAKLGLGIAIGAMGGLLIALLLRPARLIPQGLENVFTLGAVWAVFHVADAVQSESGIMAATAAGLVVGNIRSRALRELMEFKEGMTLLLIGMLFVLLAADLRIAEMRELGWPGLLTVALLMFVVRPLTIALSTAGSTLNWRERLFLMWLSPRGIVAAAVATFFAESMATHGMPGGEMLQAMVFLVIAVTVTVQGLTGGAVARWLGVRRARRAGYAILGANEVGRLLGRLLHDAGQEVVFLESNADAVRTAQHDGFRVVYGNALEESTLQRASMEDAEACVALTANEEVNLLVVRRVRRDFRVPRSYIVRSGSVTGDMIRESAAHILFGESQDIGLWCVRLRRRITVEQRWTCVRADGRQWPAGTRIPDVPENVILPLVLTRNGRPTPFHEAITVRKGDVLTLLTLSEHAERVGQWLVSQGWASGPSNPATAPTRL, from the coding sequence ATGACACTCGCACCCCTTACAATCGCACTGGCGTTGATGGCGGGAATCCTCGCGCAGGCAGTTGCCCACCATCTTCGCATCCCGGGAATCGTTCTTCTGTTGGCCGCTGGGGCCACATTGGGTCCGGATGGTTTGGGATTGATCGACCCGGGGTCGGTGAGCGGGGCTCTTCACGCGCTCATCGGCTATGCCGTTGCCGTCATCCTCTTTGAAGGGGGCCTGAATCTGACGTGGTCGCGCCTGCGGCACGAATCCGGTGTCATTCAGATGCTCATTACGGTCGGTGGACTGGTCACAGCGCTCGGTGCGGCCACGGCGGCGCACTTTGCACTGCAATGGGATTGGCGAACATCGGTCCTGTTCGGAACACTGGTGATCGTGACCGGCCCAACCGTGGTGACTCCGCTGTTGCGTCGCATCAAGATTGACCGAAAGCTTCACACCATTCTGGAGGCGGAGGGCGTGCTGATCGACCCGATCGGCGCGATTATCGCCGTGGTCACCCTCGAGGTCATGCTCAGCCAGGATACCGGCTCATTTGTTTCGGCGCTATGGGGTGGTGCGGCCAAACTCGGGCTTGGCATCGCCATAGGCGCCATGGGGGGGCTGCTGATCGCACTCCTGCTGCGCCCGGCGCGATTGATCCCGCAGGGTCTGGAAAACGTGTTCACCCTTGGAGCGGTGTGGGCGGTCTTTCACGTCGCCGATGCCGTCCAGTCCGAAAGCGGCATTATGGCGGCCACGGCCGCCGGTCTGGTGGTCGGCAACATTCGGTCGCGTGCACTTCGTGAGTTGATGGAATTTAAGGAGGGCATGACGCTCCTGCTGATCGGAATGCTCTTTGTCCTGTTGGCTGCCGACCTCCGAATTGCCGAGATGCGGGAGCTCGGGTGGCCGGGTCTGCTGACCGTGGCGCTGCTCATGTTTGTGGTACGCCCATTAACCATTGCGCTGTCGACGGCGGGCTCGACCCTGAATTGGCGCGAGCGCTTGTTTCTGATGTGGCTGTCCCCCCGTGGGATCGTAGCCGCGGCGGTGGCCACGTTTTTTGCCGAATCGATGGCCACCCATGGAATGCCGGGCGGTGAGATGCTGCAGGCGATGGTCTTTCTCGTGATCGCCGTGACGGTGACCGTTCAGGGACTGACCGGCGGGGCCGTTGCGCGATGGCTGGGTGTTCGGCGCGCCCGCCGGGCCGGGTACGCCATCCTTGGCGCCAATGAAGTCGGCCGGCTCCTGGGACGCCTCCTTCATGACGCCGGCCAGGAGGTCGTCTTTTTGGAATCGAACGCGGACGCAGTCCGCACCGCGCAACACGATGGCTTCCGCGTTGTGTATGGCAATGCGCTGGAAGAAAGTACGCTTCAACGTGCGTCGATGGAAGACGCCGAAGCATGCGTCGCGCTCACTGCCAACGAGGAAGTCAACCTGTTGGTCGTTCGGCGCGTACGACGCGACTTCAGAGTGCCGCGATCCTATATCGTCCGCAGCGGTTCAGTCACCGGGGACATGATACGTGAGAGCGCTGCCCACATCTTGTTCGGAGAATCGCAGGACATCGGTTTGTGGTGTGTCCGGCTGCGACGTCGGATCACGGTCGAACAACGCTGGACATGCGTACGAGCCGACGGGAGACAATGGCCGGCCGGCACCAGGATTCCGGATGTGCCGGAAAACGTCATATTGCCCCTGGTCCTGACACGGAACGGCAGACCGACTCCATTCCATGAAGCAATCACCGTCAGAAAAGGGGATGTACTAACCTTGCTGACACTGTCGGAACACGCCGAGCGGGTGGGACAGTGGCTGGTGAGCCAGGGATGGGCGTCTGGCCCGTCCAATCCGGCGACAGCGCCGACCCGGTTGTGA